The following are encoded in a window of Rosa chinensis cultivar Old Blush chromosome 4, RchiOBHm-V2, whole genome shotgun sequence genomic DNA:
- the LOC121052848 gene encoding uncharacterized protein LOC121052848: MSATSASSSNPSASSDEPSASNDIVLVSNNPAAEQVAVAPKPTKATKATRASTARSSVDKRKRGEKKKGKQRSDVWDHFTKEDHPLIETIDGVEKVVGHTKRAQYHEKEDREKAEKAKNVIAAASASAPSGKTTKSSEASASAPTTKKKRHKK; encoded by the exons ATGTCCGCAACATCTGCTAGCTCCTCTAACCCATCTGCTTCCAGTGACGAACCATCCGCTAGCAATGACATTGTGCTTGTAAGCAACAACCCCGCGGCAGAACAAGTAGCAGTTGCTCCAAAACCGACCAAAGCAACCAAAGCAACCAGAGCTTCTACTGCTCGGAGCTCTGTTGACAAGAGAAAaagaggagagaagaagaaaggcaaGCAGAGGTCGGACGTATGGGATCACTTCACGAAGGAGGATCATCCTTTAATTGAGACTATCGATGGAGTGGAGAAAGTGGTTGGCCATACTAAGAGAGCTCAAT ACCATGAAAAAGAGGATAGAGAGAAAGCTGAGAAGGCCAAGAACgttattgctgctgcatctGCATCTGCCCCAAGTGGCAAAACAACTAAGAGTTCTGAGGCTTCAGCTTCTGCCCCTACAACCAAGAAGAAAAGGCATAAAAAATGA
- the LOC112199288 gene encoding putative ubiquitin-conjugating enzyme E2 39 has translation MTEPTFKQFDIVSDHSDHNYSKEEKQGQGKKNNKSGDGDCFTNSGSTVYKKIMREWKILENGLPDTIYVRVYEKRVDLMRAVIVGAAGTPYHDGLYFFDIKFPTNYPNRPPQVHYRSHGLSTNEHLGVNGHICLSLLNTWIGWGKERWVPSQSTILQVLVSIQAFALNAKAEYLSDNEVAFINKCISTVYLLRNPPKNFEGFIAGHFRSKAPDILRAYIAYANGRVLVGHYNNETEVACLTAENNSRYYVPETFKDRMEELYPVLVQAFKKNGFSAEDWVEEDLIVERKPLKPFSWHARKCFLACLPCLPWVANDDDDDDRDESLLTSKGKLD, from the coding sequence ATGACCGAACCAACCTTCAAGCAATTCGACATCGTTTCCGATCACTCAGACCACAACTACAGCAAGGAGGAAAAGCAAGGGCAGGGGAAGAAGAACAACAAAAGCGGAGATGGAGATTGTTTCACCAACAGTGGCAGTACTGTATACAAGAAGATCATGCGTGAGTGGAAAATTTTGGAGAATGGTCTCCCGGACACAATCTATGTGCGCGTGTACGAGAAGCGCGTCGACCTGATGAGGGCGGTGATTGTCGGAGCAGCCGGCACACCTTACCACGATGGCCTCTATTTCTTTGACATTAAGTTTCCGACTAACTATCCGAACCGCCCGCCTCAAGTCCATTACCGGTCGCACGGGTTAAGTACGAACGAGCACCTAGGGGTGAACGGACATATCTGCTTGAGCCTTCTCAACACCTGGATTGGTTGGGGTAAGGAGCGGTGGGTTCCATCTCAGTCGACGATTCTCCAAGTTCTTGTGTCAATCCAGGCGTTCGCTCTCAATGCCAAGGCCGAGTACCTCTCTGACAACGAGGTTGCTTTTATAAACAAATGCATATCGACGGTGTATTTGCTCCGAAATCCTCCAAAGAATTTTGAGGGATTCATTGCTGGACATTTTCGTAGTAAAGCACCTGACATATTGAGAGCCTACATCGCTTATGCAAATGGGCGCGTGCTTGTAGGGCACTACAACAATGAGACAGAGGTGGCATGCCTTACTgcggaaaataattcacgttaCTATGTTCCCGAGACATTCAAGGACCGGATGGAGGAGCTGTACCCAGTACTCGTCCAGGCTTTTAAAAAGAATGGGTTTTCTGCAGAAGATTGGGTGGAGGAGGACTTGATTGTGGAGAGGAAACCCTTGAAGCCCTTCTCATGGCACGCGCGCAAGTGTTTTTTAGCTTGTCTGCCTTGTTTACCATGGGTggctaatgatgatgatgatgatgatcgtGATGAGTCATTATTGACAAGCAAAGGCAAATTAGATTGA
- the LOC112200968 gene encoding PLASMODESMATA CALLOSE-BINDING PROTEIN 3: MAATPPPLFFFLLLLTTLVGINTIGAEGATTTWCVARSDASGQALQTALDYACASGADCVSIQSDGLCYLPNTIQAHASYAFNSYYQRRAMAPGSCDFSGTATVAQTDPSYGSCVYPSSVSTAGGTSTTPTTTPTTTTTIPSPPTTTNPTFGNGIVGGFTPVTPAVPDDSKAESVQFMLPTILIHVSFTFYLFF; this comes from the exons ATGGCAGCAACACCACCACctctgttcttcttcctcctcctcctaacTACCCTCGTGGGTATCAATACTATCGGAGCCGAAGGAGCCACAACAACTTGGTGCGTGGCGAGGAGCGATGCCAGTGGCCAGGCTCTCCAGACGGCCTTGGACTATGCATGTGCCTCCGGCGCCGACTGTGTTTCAATCCAGTCCGATGGGCTCTGTTACCTCCCCAACACTATCCAAGCTCACGCGTCGTACGCTTTCAACAGTTACTACCAGCGCAGGGCTATGGCTCCTGGCTCCTGTGACTTCTCCGGCACCGCCACTGTTGCCCAGACCGATCCCA GTTATGGATCTTGTGTATACCCATCTTCTGTAAG CACGGCTGGAGGGACAAGTACCACACCAACCACAACTCCGACCACAACTACAACCATTCCAAGTCCACCAACAACGACGAATCCGACCTTTGGTAATGGCATTGTGGGTGGATTCACTCCAGTTACTCCAGCTGTTCCCGACGATTCAAAAGCAGAATCCGTTCAGTTTATGCTCCCAACAATCTTGATTCATGTCTCCTTTACTTTTTACTTATTCTTCTAG